DNA sequence from the Candidatus Hydrogenedentota bacterium genome:
CGGCGGAACTCATGGTCGCCCGAATCGCCCAGCCGGACCGTCCCCATGAACGTGTTCAGTTGCCCCCGACCCCGCCCATGCGGGAGCTGGACTTGGGCGATTCGGTCATCGCCTCTTTCGCGCGGCAGGATTGAGCGGTCCCGGTCCTCCCCCATTGCAAAGCGCATAAAGAAGCCCCCGTTTCCTGGCATGCCGGGACTGCGGGGGCTTTATAAAATAGGTGCGGAGCCGCAACAGGGGAAGGGGAGGGGAGGAAGTGGGGGGAAACCTGTTACGACTCCGCATAGTATCGTGACAACCGGCCTTGCAGCCGGTTGATGTTGATTCAACTGTCCAGTGCCTATTAAACACTGTTTAACGGCGGTTGATTCCCGCCCCCCCGCGCTGTGCCAGTGGGGCCTCCAACCACCTTCAATTATACCAGAACCACATGAGCCATGTCACGTTTTAAACGCTGCCAAGGCCGCGACAACCTTCAAACTGTTCAACGCCTTGGAACTCCCATCCGTTGTCGCCAACAAAAGTCTACCACAATACTTTCGGGATATCAAGTTTTTACCAAGATGTTTTTCGGGTGCGAAACATCCCGCCAACGCAAGCCTGTTGTGTCCGTCCGTCCCGGCTGTGATAGAGTTCACCGGCCTGAGCAAACAACGTTAGGAGGACGCATGGAACGCTGGACGGAGAGCCAAATACTGTTCGAGGGCAAAGTGGTGCGCCTGCGTGTGGGCAGGGTCGAACTCGACGACGGCACCCCGGCTTACCGCGAGGTGGTGGAGCATCCCGGCGGCGTGTGCATTCTTCCGTATACGGGGCATTCCGTCATCCTTGTCCGCCAGTTTCGCATCGCCTTGAACCAGTACATTCTTGAGGCCCCGGCGGGCAAACTGGAGGGGGACGAGGACCCCCTGCACCGGGGACTGTGCGAACTGGAAGAGGAGGTGGGCTTCCGTGCCGGGCGGGTGGTGGATGCCGGGGGGATTTTTGCGACTGTTGGGTTCTGCTCCGAGAAAATCCACCTGTTTTTGGCTCTTGACTTGATTAAGACTGCGCAGCGTT
Encoded proteins:
- a CDS encoding NUDIX hydrolase, whose product is MERWTESQILFEGKVVRLRVGRVELDDGTPAYREVVEHPGGVCILPYTGHSVILVRQFRIALNQYILEAPAGKLEGDEDPLHRGLCELEEEVGFRAGRVVDAGGIFATVGFCSEKIHLFLALDLIKTAQRLESEERIELVEMSLDGARRALADHSIEDAKTVVLLHRLFDYLEKSPAS